A genomic segment from Curtobacterium sp. MCSS17_007 encodes:
- the folP gene encoding dihydropteroate synthase: protein MTSESRATRLPAAPGWVVPDLRDPVRTIGRRTFDFDHRVAVMAIVNRTPDSFHDKGATFALDRAVEAAVRAAEQGADWVDIGGVKFAPGPELSAADEVDRVLPVVSQLAEQSDVVISVDTFRPEVAAATIAAGASVVNDTTGLSDPRMASVVADSDATIVITHSIAPPRQELPTPPTYDDVTVSVVEFLRERVDRALAAGIPESRIVVDPGHDLNKNTLHTLELTRRLPEVVALGFPVLAAVSNKDFVGESLGRPRGSRLPGSLAAATVSAMLGARIVRMHDVVESVDAMRMVEAVLGWREPVEARHNT from the coding sequence ATGACGAGCGAGTCGCGGGCAACGCGCCTCCCGGCTGCACCCGGCTGGGTGGTGCCGGACCTGCGCGACCCGGTCCGCACCATCGGTCGGCGCACGTTCGACTTCGACCACCGCGTCGCCGTCATGGCGATCGTGAACCGCACGCCGGACTCGTTCCACGACAAGGGCGCGACGTTCGCGCTCGACCGCGCCGTCGAGGCCGCCGTCCGGGCTGCCGAGCAGGGGGCGGACTGGGTGGACATCGGCGGCGTGAAGTTCGCGCCGGGTCCGGAGCTGTCCGCAGCCGACGAGGTCGACCGCGTGCTGCCCGTCGTGTCCCAGCTCGCCGAGCAGTCCGACGTCGTGATCTCGGTCGACACCTTCCGGCCCGAGGTCGCCGCGGCGACGATCGCCGCGGGCGCCAGCGTCGTCAACGACACCACCGGCCTGTCGGACCCACGGATGGCGTCCGTCGTCGCCGACTCCGACGCGACCATCGTCATCACGCACTCGATCGCGCCGCCGCGGCAGGAGTTGCCGACGCCACCGACGTACGACGACGTGACCGTCTCCGTCGTCGAGTTCCTGCGCGAGCGGGTCGACCGGGCGCTCGCCGCGGGCATCCCCGAGTCGCGGATCGTCGTCGACCCCGGGCACGACCTCAACAAGAACACCCTGCACACGCTCGAGCTGACCCGGCGCCTGCCCGAGGTGGTCGCGCTCGGGTTCCCGGTGCTCGCGGCGGTGTCGAACAAGGACTTCGTGGGGGAGTCCCTCGGACGTCCCCGTGGCTCGCGCCTGCCCGGCTCGCTCGCCGCGGCCACGGTCAGCGCGATGCTCGGGGCCCGGATCGTCCGGATGCACGACGTCGTCGAGAGCGTCGACGCGATGCGCATGGTCGAGGCGGTCCTCGGCTGGCGCGAACCCGTGGAAGCGAGGCACAACACGTGA